Proteins from one Sulfurovum sp. TSL1 genomic window:
- the lolA gene encoding LolA-like outer membrane lipoprotein chaperone: MRLLSLLLLASSLLSASIELPENFQADFIQTITNTKNKVITYSGNVRFSNETLFKWSYKEPTQKEVCTDGLELLVVDHDLEQVSAYRISNGIHIAKIVKQAKLHRKNIYVAEYENKKYTIQVDAQKKLHSIAYFDDLDNKVQILFKQMRYGKGNLPAQSMKCNYPIDYDMIQG, translated from the coding sequence ATGAGACTATTATCGTTACTGTTATTGGCATCTTCTCTGCTCTCTGCAAGCATAGAACTGCCAGAAAATTTCCAAGCAGATTTCATACAGACAATCACCAATACAAAAAACAAAGTGATCACCTACAGCGGCAACGTACGTTTCTCCAATGAGACACTTTTCAAATGGAGCTATAAAGAACCTACACAAAAAGAGGTATGTACCGATGGCTTGGAGCTGCTTGTGGTAGATCATGATCTGGAGCAGGTTTCTGCCTATCGTATATCAAACGGAATCCATATTGCCAAGATAGTAAAACAAGCAAAACTGCACCGTAAAAATATCTATGTAGCAGAGTATGAAAATAAAAAATATACCATACAGGTCGATGCACAAAAAAAACTGCACAGTATCGCCTATTTTGATGACCTGGATAACAAAGTACAGATACTCTTCAAACAGATGCGGTATGGAAAAGGAAATTTACCTGCACAAAGCATGAAATGTAATTACCCTATAGACTATGACATGATTCAAGGATAA